The genomic interval TTTAAAGATTCTATTGATGTCCAATCAAATTTGCTTTCCTTCAGATAAAAAAAAACTACTGGCTCTTCATACACACGATCACTGAAATAAAAAAACTCTGATCTTTCATCAGTAGGACTCCAACCAGAAGTGCCATGCCAATCGCCCTTTTTAGCTAAATCAAAAGCACGTGCCCAAGGAAAAAATCCCCACTGTACTTTAACACCTTCTAACGCAAAGGCTTCTTCTGTTATATGTGACATAACACCATAATGTTTTAGTTTTTCTGAGTATAAAGGAGGCCATTCTCCTATCGTTAAACGAATATTTTTTTCTTCAGCATTACTAACGATTAATAAATTTAAAAAAATTACAAGTCCAAATAATAAATTCATTAATCCTTTCATATTGCCTCATTAATTTATTAGTTTAGAATTTTATCAAGGTTTCTTAAAACAG from Desulfobacterales bacterium carries:
- a CDS encoding transporter substrate-binding domain-containing protein translates to MKGLMNLLFGLVIFLNLLIVSNAEEKNIRLTIGEWPPLYSEKLKHYGVMSHITEEAFALEGVKVQWGFFPWARAFDLAKKGDWHGTSGWSPTDERSEFFYFSDRVYEEPVVFFYLKESKFDWTSIESL